The Agarilytica rhodophyticola genome has a window encoding:
- a CDS encoding ECF-type sigma factor: MSTTLDITQILQDRSDRQHEGIAEIYSAVYDQLKALARKQLQQSWSNNTISTTVLVNETYLKLIKSQKLEITNRAHFFAIAATAMRQILINYAEQKKAQKRGGDWLQVTYQETLIQSQHKLETLLAVSEAVEQIRSIDTRLAELIELRFFAGLTESEIAEIFGVNERTLRRNWAKAKMLLAKALGI; this comes from the coding sequence ATGTCAACCACTTTGGATATTACCCAGATATTACAGGATCGTAGCGATAGGCAACATGAAGGTATAGCCGAGATATATTCAGCGGTATATGACCAACTAAAAGCTCTTGCTCGCAAACAGCTACAACAGAGTTGGTCTAATAATACAATAAGTACTACGGTACTGGTCAATGAAACCTATTTAAAGTTGATTAAGTCGCAAAAACTTGAGATAACCAATCGTGCCCATTTTTTTGCCATCGCTGCCACTGCAATGAGGCAAATCTTGATTAATTATGCTGAACAAAAAAAAGCACAAAAGCGCGGTGGTGACTGGTTGCAAGTTACATATCAAGAAACTTTAATACAGTCACAACATAAACTAGAAACTCTACTTGCCGTAAGCGAAGCGGTTGAACAGATACGGTCTATCGATACTCGACTTGCTGAGTTAATTGAGCTTCGCTTTTTTGCTGGTCTCACCGAAAGTGAAATTGCCGAAATTTTTGGCGTCAATGAGAGAACATTACGCCGTAACTGGGCAAAAGCTAAAATGCTATTAGCGAAAGCATTAGGGATTTAA
- the phoU gene encoding phosphate signaling complex protein PhoU, translating into MDSLNLDQHISRQFNADLEQLRTELLEMGGLVEEQLADAILAIETADGELAEKVLVTEDDVDQREVTIDKECMAILARRQPAASDLRLVMMVSKAIRDLERMGDEAKKIAKMAIALNEQGGASRGYVELRHLASSVRKIVRVSLDSFARYDVNAAMKVVRDDKDIDREYKSAMREMMTYMMEDPRQITRVMNILWTLRALERIGDHARNIAEQVIYLVHGMDIRHQPLGDIEKQLETK; encoded by the coding sequence GTGGATTCATTGAACTTAGATCAACATATCTCGCGACAATTTAATGCGGATCTGGAACAGCTTCGCACCGAGTTGCTGGAAATGGGCGGCCTAGTGGAAGAGCAACTGGCTGATGCAATTTTGGCAATTGAAACTGCCGATGGTGAATTAGCAGAAAAAGTCTTAGTGACCGAAGATGATGTAGATCAGCGAGAGGTCACCATTGATAAAGAATGTATGGCTATACTAGCTCGCCGTCAACCAGCAGCTTCCGACTTACGCCTGGTGATGATGGTGAGCAAAGCTATTCGTGACCTAGAGCGTATGGGAGATGAGGCAAAGAAAATTGCTAAAATGGCTATCGCTTTAAATGAACAAGGGGGTGCTTCACGAGGCTATGTGGAGTTGCGCCACCTTGCCAGCAGTGTGCGCAAAATTGTTCGTGTTTCATTAGATTCTTTTGCTCGTTATGATGTTAATGCCGCAATGAAAGTTGTGCGCGATGACAAAGATATCGATAGAGAATATAAGTCAGCAATGCGTGAGATGATGACTTATATGATGGAAGACCCTCGCCAGATAACTCGCGTGATGAATATATTATGGACTTTGAGGGCACTTGAACGCATTGGCGATCATGCCCGCAATATTGCCGAACAAGTTATCTACTTAGTTCATGGCATGGACATCCGCCATCAGCCTCTAGGCGATATTGAAAAACAGCTAGAAACTAAGTAA
- the pstA gene encoding phosphate ABC transporter permease PstA, whose translation MHESKKRPDNTSTTSHVDKVKLSLKKRYRAEKRFRMYGIMSVSIGLFALIGLFYQVISNGIGAFQQTYIQLQLEFDPASLGITDASSEEQLRLGDYGKIIQNALFTHIDKPQDRKQRRELYNLVSVGANFHLHKQLTQHPELLGREVTYWLLADDDVDTYFKSRESNQPFTGRLSNSQVTWIEKLISTGHVKTKFNKAFFTSGDSAEPEQAGILGALLGSFFTLVVTLVLSFPIGVAAAIYLEEYAPVNRFTDFIEVNINNLAAVPSVIFGLLGLAIFLNFFEMPRSIPLVGGLVLTLMTLPTIIISSRAAIKAVPPSIRQAALGMGASKMQTIWHHVLPLALPGMMTGTIIGMAQALGETAPLLMIGMVAFIVDIPGSVNDPSTVLPVQIFLWSDSPERAFVERTSAAIMVLLGFLLAMNTLAVLMRKKLERRR comes from the coding sequence TGTACGGCATCATGTCTGTATCTATTGGTTTGTTTGCTCTGATCGGGTTGTTTTACCAAGTTATCAGTAATGGCATTGGTGCCTTTCAACAAACTTATATTCAGTTGCAATTAGAGTTTGATCCTGCCTCTTTAGGCATCACAGATGCAAGTAGTGAAGAGCAATTACGCCTTGGCGATTATGGTAAAATTATCCAAAATGCACTATTTACTCATATCGACAAACCGCAAGACAGAAAGCAGAGGCGAGAACTCTATAATTTGGTCAGCGTGGGTGCAAATTTTCACCTACACAAGCAACTAACTCAGCATCCTGAGCTTTTAGGTCGAGAAGTGACTTACTGGCTGCTGGCTGATGATGATGTAGATACGTATTTTAAGAGTAGAGAAAGTAACCAGCCTTTTACTGGTCGTTTGAGTAATTCACAAGTTACATGGATAGAGAAGTTAATATCAACGGGTCATGTTAAAACCAAGTTTAATAAGGCATTTTTTACATCGGGTGACTCTGCCGAACCTGAGCAAGCAGGTATATTGGGCGCTTTATTAGGTAGCTTTTTTACTCTGGTAGTTACCTTAGTGCTGTCTTTTCCTATTGGGGTGGCAGCGGCGATTTATTTAGAAGAATATGCACCGGTGAATCGGTTTACAGATTTTATTGAAGTTAATATCAATAACCTAGCTGCTGTGCCTTCAGTTATTTTTGGTTTATTGGGGCTCGCTATTTTCTTAAATTTCTTTGAAATGCCCCGTTCTATTCCCCTAGTTGGTGGTTTGGTTTTAACCTTAATGACATTACCTACCATTATTATCTCCAGTCGGGCTGCAATTAAAGCTGTTCCGCCATCAATTCGACAGGCGGCACTTGGAATGGGGGCATCAAAAATGCAAACAATATGGCATCATGTATTGCCTTTAGCCTTGCCAGGTATGATGACCGGAACAATTATTGGTATGGCGCAAGCATTGGGTGAGACGGCACCTTTGTTGATGATAGGTATGGTTGCCTTTATTGTTGATATACCTGGTAGCGTTAACGACCCTTCAACAGTATTGCCTGTGCAAATATTTTTATGGTCGGACAGCCCTGAGAGAGCATTTGTTGAACGCACGTCGGCAGCGATTATGGTGCTGCTAGGATTCCTATTAGCGATGAATACACTAGCTGTATTGATGCGCAAAAAATTAGAACGTCGACGATAA
- a CDS encoding ShlB/FhaC/HecB family hemolysin secretion/activation protein, which translates to MNPQKTGRYTFFIVCALTLFSTQAHANFLEMPETQEVPAYEEETLLLDMDIPNVRERDPDPEAGPRLNVTEFRVQGIVEYPELGITREALIKRVEALRFKFMGEDQVLESGYRIDELSEIADLLKDIEKDTKDRHVTTQDLQKMVFLMRDQMRKRGVTLGMIESISDVISNFYRERGFILAKAFIPEQKVRDGVVNLTLLLGELGEVKAENNKRYKARTLEGVFDDVLYKPVTTEVIEEGLYLLNDLPGLSVQGYFEPGQQVGDTRLHLNVQAEKMFSGNIRLDNHGSTSTGENRAYADFFISNPFGWADQIQIGVLNSFDPGDTTYGLFNYDSYILGPRWRISAGISSNDFISTSIISGSILESTGESLVRDISLGYFFKRNRKTNLSIDVSYSSIDTELAISGFQQPDTTVNNARLAFNFDVLNEKKRALHVGSIGIVHSNSTEDFIIEDGVEDIKDDFLFLTFDYSILKFIPFPFTKKDTRLLVELNAQYSGERQQTINQFALTGPTRARGFNVNRFFSDDGVRLGFEWVFKFPKVLDFTIMGENFSDILQPYLLADIAYGESHAFESPTASLENKVSATFSNIGVGLKFNFTRHWKGDFALSYPLNENIDTQDEELADNSNIYFSLQYGF; encoded by the coding sequence ATGAACCCACAAAAAACGGGCCGTTATACTTTTTTTATTGTGTGTGCACTTACTTTATTTAGCACACAAGCTCATGCAAACTTTTTGGAGATGCCAGAAACTCAAGAAGTTCCGGCTTATGAAGAAGAAACGCTGTTGCTAGATATGGATATACCGAATGTGCGAGAACGCGATCCGGATCCTGAAGCGGGACCTCGATTAAATGTCACAGAATTTCGAGTACAGGGCATCGTTGAATATCCCGAACTGGGTATCACAAGAGAAGCTTTAATAAAACGTGTTGAAGCTTTACGTTTTAAATTTATGGGAGAAGATCAGGTTCTAGAATCAGGTTATCGTATTGATGAACTAAGTGAAATTGCCGATCTTCTCAAAGATATAGAAAAAGACACAAAAGACAGGCATGTCACCACTCAAGATTTACAGAAAATGGTATTTTTAATGCGCGACCAAATGCGAAAGCGCGGTGTCACGCTTGGTATGATAGAATCTATTTCAGATGTTATCTCTAATTTTTATCGTGAACGAGGCTTTATTCTAGCAAAAGCGTTTATCCCAGAACAAAAGGTTCGCGACGGCGTTGTTAATTTAACACTACTACTAGGAGAGCTTGGAGAAGTTAAAGCAGAGAATAATAAGCGCTATAAAGCTAGAACCCTTGAAGGTGTATTCGACGATGTTTTATATAAACCTGTCACAACAGAAGTGATCGAAGAGGGGCTATACCTTCTCAATGATTTGCCAGGGTTAAGTGTACAAGGTTACTTCGAGCCAGGACAGCAAGTTGGAGACACACGACTGCATCTTAATGTACAAGCTGAAAAAATGTTTTCGGGTAATATTCGATTAGACAATCATGGCTCTACCTCTACCGGAGAAAATCGCGCATATGCAGATTTTTTTATTAGTAATCCTTTCGGTTGGGCAGATCAAATTCAAATAGGAGTGCTAAATTCTTTCGATCCTGGTGATACTACCTATGGTTTATTCAATTATGACTCTTACATATTAGGCCCACGATGGCGTATTTCTGCTGGTATCTCCAGTAATGACTTTATATCCACATCAATTATCTCTGGTTCTATTCTTGAATCCACTGGCGAATCTTTAGTAAGAGATATATCGTTAGGCTACTTTTTTAAACGTAATCGAAAAACCAACTTATCTATTGATGTATCTTATTCCTCTATCGATACTGAACTAGCTATTTCAGGTTTCCAACAACCAGACACCACAGTAAATAATGCGCGCCTAGCCTTTAATTTTGATGTATTAAATGAAAAGAAGCGTGCATTGCATGTAGGTAGCATTGGGATAGTTCATAGTAATAGTACTGAAGACTTTATTATTGAAGATGGTGTAGAAGATATTAAAGACGATTTTTTATTTCTTACCTTTGATTACTCTATATTAAAGTTTATACCATTCCCCTTTACCAAAAAAGACACACGTTTGCTTGTTGAACTAAATGCTCAATATTCTGGCGAGCGACAACAGACCATTAATCAATTTGCGTTGACTGGACCAACTAGAGCAAGAGGCTTTAATGTTAATCGGTTTTTCAGTGATGATGGCGTACGCTTGGGTTTTGAATGGGTATTTAAATTTCCAAAAGTATTAGATTTTACTATTATGGGTGAAAATTTTAGTGATATTCTGCAACCTTATTTGCTTGCAGATATAGCTTATGGTGAATCACATGCCTTTGAAAGCCCAACAGCTTCATTAGAAAATAAAGTGAGTGCTACTTTCTCTAACATTGGTGTAGGCTTGAAATTTAATTTTACCCGTCACTGGAAAGGAGATTTCGCACTGTCATATCCATTAAATGAAAATATCGACACTCAGGATGAAGAACTGGCTGATAACTCTAATATATATTTCAGTTTACAATATGGTTTTTAG
- the pstB gene encoding phosphate ABC transporter ATP-binding protein PstB, translating to MVDQSIGGTSRAKVPDATVGTPLHDDPKIRVRNLNVSYGVKPAIVNVDIDIAKNEVIAMIGPSGCGKSTFLRCINRMNDTIDNCHVQGSITIDDEEVCDSKLDVVPLRARVGMVFQKPNPFPKSIYENVAYGPKIHGLASRRSDMDEIVESSLRKASLWSEVKDRLHQPGTGLSGGQQQRLCIARTIAVSPEIILMDEPCSALDPIATARVEELIADLSQNYTIAIVTHSMQQAARVSNRTAYFHLGRLIEVNDTQLVFTNPDHDLTEAYITGRFG from the coding sequence ATGGTAGATCAGTCCATAGGTGGTACCTCCCGCGCAAAAGTTCCCGATGCAACAGTCGGAACCCCTCTGCACGATGATCCTAAAATTAGGGTTCGCAATCTCAATGTATCCTATGGAGTAAAACCAGCCATTGTTAATGTTGACATTGATATTGCCAAAAATGAAGTGATTGCCATGATTGGCCCATCTGGCTGTGGTAAATCTACTTTCTTGCGTTGCATAAATCGTATGAACGACACCATTGATAATTGTCATGTGCAAGGCTCTATCACTATTGATGACGAGGAAGTCTGTGATAGCAAGCTCGACGTCGTGCCTTTGCGCGCACGTGTAGGCATGGTGTTTCAAAAGCCTAACCCTTTCCCCAAATCGATTTATGAAAATGTCGCTTACGGTCCAAAAATTCATGGCTTGGCTTCTCGTCGCTCTGATATGGATGAAATTGTTGAGAGCAGCCTGCGTAAAGCCAGCCTTTGGAGCGAAGTTAAAGACCGCCTGCATCAGCCTGGAACTGGACTATCAGGTGGGCAGCAACAGCGTTTGTGTATCGCTCGGACAATTGCTGTTAGCCCCGAAATTATTTTAATGGATGAGCCATGTTCCGCTCTCGATCCTATTGCGACGGCGAGAGTTGAAGAGTTAATTGCAGATTTAAGCCAGAACTATACTATCGCCATTGTCACCCACTCGATGCAACAAGCTGCACGAGTATCAAACCGCACTGCCTACTTCCACCTCGGCAGACTAATCGAAGTTAATGATACGCAGCTAGTGTTTACTAATCCCGATCATGATCTGACCGAAGCCTACATTACAGGACGTTTTGGTTAA